Genomic segment of Zingiber officinale cultivar Zhangliang chromosome 11B, Zo_v1.1, whole genome shotgun sequence:
TAAACACTAAAGTTAACGCTTCTCCTCTGCCTTAAGTATCTTTGAAATTCATTTCTCTTAAGcagtttttcaaacttaaaactttttcaaacttaaaactttcaaatctcttctatttgaaaattctttttagaattttgttagaaaattatttaagttgaaactttttcgaaaattcgttaagttGAAATTCTCTTTAAGatgcaattaacttctttaagttgaaaatttccttgaaaatttttaagctggaaaaattttgaaatcggaaaatttctgaagttgattgaaattatttttgaaactcctcaaaattcactaagttaaaaagagttaaAACCAATTCTAAGATGTTGCTTTTCTCTTAACCCTTTTTTTGCCTCGTACCTAAgttttgtcttgaaaagttaagtcttttttcaaaactagcttatttttgatatatggcaaagggggagagtagagaaattcaaaagagaacaataaatccaaaggggaggttatattaagggggagtttgtaatgccATGTCTTTCTTTACATCTTActgcatattattacttaactttgaatttcaattgtcataatcaaaaagggggagattgttggtgcggggagcatccgacgatcgaacctgagttttgatattggcaaaggattcaaagttaaggtttgtggtgatctaacgtgctgaataagtgtttcaggaaagtcctagctgcggttaggcaaaggaaaaatcctaagaggtggtaaccttaggtcctagggggcggtaaccttaggtggaggaaaaccctaagaggcggcaaccttaggtcctagggggcggtaaccctaggtgagggtaaaccctaaggggtggtaaccttaggtcctagggggcggtaaccctaggtggaggaaaaccctaaggggcggtaaccataggtggagaaaaacactagggggcggtaaccctaggtcctagggggtggtaaccctaggcagtaAGTCCAGTCgctctggaggaccggactggcatcaggtaatctctcttgaggggagtaggtgaggacgcgttccccgtagagggaacagtaggcgtcgggtcgacctagggtttccggttgggaatccgatgtcagactcggacagtccgaatattgtcagttattccttactgtgttttatcagattctaacaatgtcttgcaggggattttgctcggactaaccttgttttgcaggcgaggaacctgctggaaaaaggtggtccgggcgcccgggatggatccgggcgcccggaggtccgggcgcccggaacaggtccgggcgcccgggaccaacttttatccctgccgcgacttcgccacgtggagcatcctagttggttggccacgtcacactccaggtgcccggaagggatccaggcgcccggaacgtcatataaaaagagggtcgagggtgtaGCCAAAGAACATCGAATTccaagctttcttttgtgaagtgctgccaacgagacgaccttgaagtgctactactcgacatcgacaacccgaagctcagactcttcgatctttttgttgtcggtattaatttacttattgctttaattgtaactcaaattgtaatctttccgatatatagttattgcccaccgaaagcggtcaaggaccgcgggccttcgagtaggagtcgccataggctctgaacgaagtaaaacacctgcgtctctatgtttgattttactttccgctgcgtttctattctgtgttttaaatcgctaaaatagccacgagcgctattcacccccccccccccctctagcgctttcgatccattaaatttttatcatgtctattaagttagatttatattatgagttttgttataattcttcctatttttatgaatttctaCTTATAATTGTGCACTTTTATTTTCTAGGGATTGAGCTCAAGTTGATCCAAATTGAACCTAAAGACTTGAGTCAATGAGAAGTCCAATCTGAAGAAATTTGAGCCATTGGATCAAATCTGAAGCAAATTAAATGAAAGATTCAGATCTGATTAATTCTAACCATTCATCAAGATCTGGTTGATTTTGGCCAATCTGTGTAGATCTGGCATGATCTGAGCCGCTCATCTTGATCTAGCCATCCGGACCATTCAATGGGTTTCGGTCGAGCTCAAATTTGATCTCAGCCACTCCTTCGGATCTGGGTTGATCAGGACCGTCGGATCATATTTGGGGGAATAAATCCACAAAGCAAGCATTTCTGATGGGGGGCATCGCATCTTCTCCCGTTCGGCTCCTTCTCACGCGACTGCCGTTTCTTCTCCTTCACCGACGGCCGGCGGCCACCTCCACTCAACCACCGCCGCTGGCCGGACAccatctccttccttcttctaTTCACACCGCAGCCAAGGAATTTTACCTCTACCGCTCAGTCTTCTCTCTTTTCGCGACGTCCTCTCTGTTCGCGGCATTTCTTCCTCGCGCGGGCTAGGGTTCGTGACAGATTCAACAGGCGACTTCATTCCTCCGAGTTCTGAGTTCGAGCAGCAACGTCTTCTCCAGATTTGGTCAGCACAACAGACTTCAATTCCAACACTACTTCCTTCATCCGGACCAGATTTGGCTAGTCACAGCTCCACCTTTTCTTCCACAGCAGTCTTCAAGTTCGATCAGCAATTCTTCAACAGATCTAGACAACTTTTGTTTGTTGCAGTTTCTTCACttgattcgaattgatagtgatgtTTCTTTTAGttgattgtttgatgcttgtatTGAGTTGTTCTCCCTTGTTTTAGATTTGCACGTACTCATGTCATTTCGATTTATGCTCATAAGGTGTTTGACAAAATGTTTCTTCCAACAGTAGGTTTAAATTCGTGCACTTTATTTCACTTAATGTTTGCTTGTCTTATCTTTTGCAATTGCTATAGGTTTTGTTCttcatttgaatgcaattaggctagggtagattagctttctttaatgctctaagttacattccatgcttagtttcattacatgcttactttatgttgtctttaatttccttgcaatcatagtttaagttagactaggttttcttatTTCCATCGTCTTTCATTTACTACGTAGGTTCAGTTAATACTTTTctctttcattccttagtttagttCCGTTAATGGTCCTTTGCTTCTGACTGATTAATAtctttctagttcctttgctttTTGAATTTTGGTGTATATGCAAGATCCAATGATTTTAAATCACATTTTCAGATTTGACTTAATGTGTAGTGCCCATCTCCATTCAGTCCCTTAGTAGATCAAGAATATCATGCTATAGAATGTACCTCTTTTTTATTGGAGAAGATGATTCTGTTTCCAATTTGATATCAGGTTCATAAGCAAGGTGTTGCACTTGGAAGATCTGTTGACTTGACAAAGTTTGATGGTTATGACCAATTGATCGAGGAGTTAGATCAGCTATTTGAATTCAAAGGAGAATTGATGGCTCCAAATAAAAATTGGATGATTGTATTTACTGATAATGAGGATGATATGATGCTTGTTGGAGATGACCCTTGGCAGTAAGCATGCTTCTACATTCCTAATGTTCTTCTCTTATGTATATattgtaatgcccgcccttccaggtagcactaaggccaccccggagggacggacgtcactgaaacatagacatcaatttctaatgcatatggattcatggcagcggaagacttatttaaatttttatttcttttatcatatgcatttagtttacttatcatggcatgtgaatcaaagcatactgaacatttcatcatatcatcatcattctaacatgagtaaaatatcataagtgtatgaaatactagttgaaatcatcatcataagcatagggtccaacttagttcacatgcacagcttaactaattataagttccaaaacttaagtagatctatccaccgagcacttccacacacatccatcacctttcctgctactccccttaattgatccattccttgcctttatctgcagtacaaggaaaacgtgtagctataagccaaaggcttagtgaggtccttgcctacccataaatcctaAAGaaaaacataacataacataacataacatgtagaaaaagcagaacataatatatcatatcacataaggagcataacatatcaaagtatatcatgtgagtgtatatcatgattcatatcacattctgtaagcacatatcatgaagcctatcatatcatgtaaacatgtatcataactcatacctgttcataagggtgcataaacataatttcataaatatgtgcatgtagatgcaatatgtatatttttaaaacatgtatcatggaatgcacatatgcatcatgcttctttcaaaacatatagtatacatacttgaatatcatatcatcatcatgagaagggccctggcttgtaccacatgtaaacataaatgcgcgcaatccctaggacagggtagctagccccgaacctactagggatctaggtccgttcatagtccgtcgacctaggggcgtactgaggagcccatcccttaacgaggtccgttcatagtccgtcgaccccggggcgcttatggagcccacccttggtacaagtcatacaaagtaaaatatcatgcatatcatatctcatcatatcatacatgtcataattcttgtcatatcattaagagagctcttgattccaacttaagggaagcatctctttaccatagcatgaagagtgctcttgatcctaacttaagggaagcaactcttttccataacatgaagagtgctcttggtcccagcttaagggaagcaactctttaggcttttcttcttacataagccattcatacatgcattatgaaacataacatgttcttatcataacataaagtataacatgtcattttcatatcatcaaacatggcatatcatctcatgaacttagcatacatatcatgaacatggcatatcatatcatgagtctagcatatcatatcattaacatggcatatcatgtcataagtctatcatatcatatcatgaacatggcatatcatatcataagacatagcaatgcaacatatcataaagcatattttcatcatatcatgaagcatgaaagcttaatctactcatatatcaaaggctacatatcatgagaatacataacatgtttagttaggtttaaactctttcctaacccaattaatccatcttggacgaaccacatcagtaggtttcatcctcatttcattccatattaagcatagaacttacccacataacatgtaaacttgatctaaacacatacaaggcattatacttcatgaataagcatgtttgagttcaaaactctaaccttaatccatttatctcaatttggccgaaacatatcagtagggttcttatatcatttggttccatatgaagcataaaacttatccacataacatgtaaacttgacctaagcacatacaaggcattatacttcatgaataagcatgtttgagttcaaaactctaaccctaacccatttatttcaatttggacgaaacatatcagtagggtttcatatcattttattctatatgaagcataaaacttaaacatatggcatgcaaattggatctaagtatatacaaggcactatacaagcatatacaaggtactatacttcatgaataagcctattagagttcaaaactttaaccttaacctatttatctcaatttggccgaaatatatcagtagggtttcatatcattttattccatatgaagcatacaacttaaacatataacatgcaaatttgatctaagcatatacaaggcactatacttcatgaataagcctatttgagttcaaaactttaaccttaacctatttatttcaatttggccgaaacatatcagtagggtttcatatcattttattccatatgaagcatacaacttaaacatataacatgcaaatttgatctaagcatatacaaggcactatacaagcatatacaaggcattatacttcatgaataagcctatttgagttcaaaactttaaccctaacctatttatctcaacttggccgaaacatatcagtagggtttcatatcattttattccatatgaagcataaaacttaaccatataacatgcaaacttaatctaagtatatacaaggcattgtacaagcacatacaagtcaccatacttcatgaatgagactatttgaattcaaaattctaaccctaaattatttatctaaattttggctgaaacatatcagtagggtttcatgatttttcattccatatcaagcataaaaaattaagttatccacatataaaatttcctacatcataaaagagtacaactactatggtttctatgcaaaattcttgacctaaggcctataagtcatgttggccgaaacatatgtatagaaatctccttgtttttgtcacaacatgaagaatgagaacttaactatcaacacataaaattcacatatcatataagtatgaaatcaagcatgttctcacaagaaaaagaacctagccttaaccctcttttgtctcttggccgaaatattcatagtgagggtttagatttcttttttttttataaaacataacttgaaacttgttgaccctaaaagatcatccatcaaaacccacaagaaaattttacggttttgaaaactcttgaaaaaaaaacttaacgatcaattcgacaacaacttgtactgtagtgaggggaatactcacatccttcgctaaattctctaaggagggaaccttgcttgtgaatccttcctagaggagagcttccttgctccttggtctcggcaagaggatgagagggagagagagaggtcacggtgagggagagtaggaggagaatgagagcaaatgacaactcatctttaatttcctccttttattcattatgagaggaggaaggaaaatatatttttcttcctcctttcttttactctcttcataattaagagaaaagtctagatacatcccttcttggtgagtaagaagggaatattctagagcatctcttcattagagagggagaagacaactctcacttctccatctaagagaagagtcttttcttcttacatttaattatggtttccctctctttcctaacaataatttctcttggtctagtggttatcttattcaggcatctaatgagagatctagagttcaagtcctagaccttatgtatttttatttctattttatttgtttaagtgttcggctaggagcaaaattcaactaaagcatatatatatttttctttattcatgatagaatattctagaattttgctaaggaccctatgggtgttacatataTATCTTCCATTTTCTATGTATAAAGTGGATATGTTGACAACTGGTGTTGTATAATTTTCTGCAGGAAATTTTGTGCTATGGTCCGTCAGATTTTTATATACCCAAAAGAGGAGGTCCAGAAGATGGATTCAAGTACCTTGAACCCAAAAAATGAAGATTGTCCTAATATGAAAGAGAATGTCAAGGAAACAAAAGGCAGTCAATCTGCATCAtcatctaattcaaaaaactcatAGGCTTATGTAAGTAGGAATCTCTTTTTGTTTAATATAAATTATCGTGATAATCATTTTATCCCATCATTTCCCAGGTTATTGAGATGTTTTATTTGAAAACTATGATAGGTTAGGTCCTTCTCCATTAATTCGACATTTGAAAGATAACTCCAACAGTTAATCCCCGAGTACTTCATACTCATATTACAGCTAGTCAAGTATTTATGCAACATGTTATCTGTCAATGAAAATTAAACTGCATCCTTTGCAAGAAAGACTGACAACTagaaaaatagttcaatatcgctactagtatttcatgtttggaaattgatttaagcgagAAGTTTGCAGGCTGACGACATCTTTGCCATGTGCAATTCAATCTTTGTAGGATCTTGAAGCACAAACAAAGTGATTGTTTGTGCTTTATCTAAGTGATTGTTTGAACAGTTTTATAGCATGCATCttgacaattaatataattttgaagatcactatcaaggaagaatgttcaaaggaaagtaaaggctaaggagaagatcACGTAATTAACTACACGGGTAGGTTTCCGTAAGAattcaactttttcttgatctattCTTATGTAGTCCATGGTACACATTAAAGATTTCACTGTAGCTTATTTTCAGTATTCTAACATGTAAATTAATACACTTCTATGGATCCTCCAAACAATCTAAGTTGTGATGGATTGATATCCCTTTATGTTCcaaacctttgttttttttttggagcTTGTAATTTTCATTGCAAACAATCCATATGGTGTATGAATTACATTCAGTCCAGTATAAACTTAGCACTTTCGCTTCAGAGGCAATTTATGGGTTTTATTCTACAATCATGTTTACTAATTGATCAGATTGATTAAGAAGGGTGTTGGAGTAGCTTGGTAAATTTGTTTTGCTAGGTTATGATAAATTAGCATTCAgcagaaaattttataattttcacAACAGAAAATTTTATGTTATTTGCCTACTACCAATGCAGTTTAATTGATTTATAGCATAAATTATAGAAAATTGGTAAACTGGCTGGACCTGCACTTTAAGGAAGACAAGGTACTTATAATGTCATAAATTATAGATTCTGCTTTCTTAAATTCATGCGTATTAATATTGTACACTGCTTCTTACATTCTTCCTAAACTTAGTTTCTACATTCTAGTATCATTTGTAGTCTTGCCAAGTAAACCTTATATGAAGAACATAATATTGAAGTTGGCATAAATATGTTTGGAAAAGAGTAGTAGAATTTGGCCTTGAGCAAACATATAATAAATGGAATGATACtgcattctaattctgttatatcTTGCAAATTTAAGTGTGTCGCCCTCCACCTGTAGGCTTTTACatacttgctctttcttgtttgcATTGTTCATCTCGCCAATAGTTCTCTTAGAACATCAAGAACTATTAGGCTTTTTGATTTGCAGCTTAAGCCAAATCTTGGCCAAGAGAAAGATCCGATGGCAGgaattatggatttgatgaaggtGATCTATCTATCCTCTATGCTTCTCTATTGCCCTCTGAGTTGTTGTATTCAAACTCGGATAgtgattttaatatattttcagaACATGTATGAAGAAGGCGATGATGAGATGAAGCGGACGATTGCCAAAGCCTAGTCTGATGCAAGATCTGGAAAAATGACTGATCCACTAAAAAATTACCCATGAAAATAGGAGCACGAGGATGGTTTTATCTTTAACCATTCCAGCACATCTTTGTTTATTCAGCTGACAACATGAACTTTGACTGTTGAACTCGTTTTAGCTTTTTCATTATGCTATAAATCGTTTATTTGTTGAACTCTCATTATAACTTCCACAACaaaattttttatgttatttaCCTACTACCAATGCAGTTTAACTGATTTTACATTGACTGAACAAGGTTGATTTTATTTAGGTATCAAACTCTCCCATTTGTTTTAGATATTACATGTCTTGTTTGTTAATTTCTCCAAACCATTATTTCTCAATTTGTTAACAAGGAAACTCATGTTAGCATAGTCATGATCAGAGCCTAATTATAGTTTACAATTATCTGAGTGTTATTGATTAACTATTCTGTCCTTTCTTctggttctttttttttaaaatttgtgcactcatttagatggtttattattcttgttgtgaTGAATTCAGGTCTAGTGAAAATACTGAAGAAGTATGACAAGAGAACAGGAGCACTTATCAGGCAGCCCTTCATCGAAAAGGTGCTGCAGCAGCCATTCTTTACAACTGATCTCCTATACAAACTCGTGAAGGAGTGTGTGGCTATGCTCGACCACCTCTTCCCCAGCAACAACCTGTCAATTTCAGCAGAATGCGACGGACAAAATGGAGTGCCACAGCCAGCACAATCAGGTGGGAGGGTTccggagttggaggagattaaaTATATGCAGAGCTTATACATGAAGAGCACCGTAACAGCGCTGCGGTCCTTGAAACAGATTAGGAGCACAAGTTCAACAGTCAAAACAgattagaaaatctcgtgttatattgttctacctttgttttaatagtgttatcatttt
This window contains:
- the LOC122033870 gene encoding SPX domain-containing protein 1-like; protein product: MNSGLVKILKKYDKRTGALIRQPFIEKVLQQPFFTTDLLYKLVKECVAMLDHLFPSNNLSISAECDGQNGVPQPAQSGGRVPELEEIKYMQSLYMKSTVTALRSLKQIRSTSSTVKTD